A region from the Sorex araneus isolate mSorAra2 chromosome 6, mSorAra2.pri, whole genome shotgun sequence genome encodes:
- the LOC129406106 gene encoding LOW QUALITY PROTEIN: 60S ribosomal protein L37-like (The sequence of the model RefSeq protein was modified relative to this genomic sequence to represent the inferred CDS: substituted 2 bases at 2 genomic stop codons), with protein sequence MTKGTSFGKHCDKMHTMCCYCGSKACHLQKDTCAKHXRKDNXSAKAKRRNTARTNHTRQLKIVYLSLRHGLHEGTMLKPNGAAVAASSSSEGFQQVL encoded by the coding sequence ATGACAAAGGGAACATCATTTGGGAAGCATTGTGACAAGATGCACACGATGTGCTGCTACTGTGGCTCCAAGGCCTGCCACCTGCAGAAGGACACCTGTGCCAAGCACTAGAGAAAGGATAACTGAAGTGCCAAGGCCAAGAGGAGGAACACAGCCAGGACCAATCACACGAGGCAACTGAAAATTGTGTACCTCAGTCTCAGGCATGGACTTCATGAGGGAACAATGCTCAAACCCAACGGAGCAGCTGTTGCAGCATCTAGTTCATCTGAAGGATTTCAGCAAGTTTTGTGA